In one Dreissena polymorpha isolate Duluth1 chromosome 7, UMN_Dpol_1.0, whole genome shotgun sequence genomic region, the following are encoded:
- the LOC127839425 gene encoding uncharacterized protein LOC127839425, with protein MVILYVLDIVVPFLMIGEVYSTNASTPFCKQYSDTQLNQCCLCPDSKPCELTCPGEWKLIRGNEVQCANQNIYPEYIDYENYDNTTDIEYCVSECPVRTFYEYRDLKCHPCDPSCKACDGPNATGCTACEFETDDGCLKECPPGWEPLLGRKGPRRGTVCKIRVADDDLNPRTFVIIGAVAGALIGVGVIIVVCCVCCRCRTGNCVQTKNKKAKPNRYVRGENDIDIAGFTDERQSFTTGNTEDANYHLYHEIEDMTIEVKYDYAYAERDGDRKKPAESEERYEPIEGDFQDASQDINVDEEIYEEMEAPRTCKSPTPRAGQESYLTPVAESAGINEGIKKRGVSASHDRSKSNKDIKCVDGSTNTTAGNLSCEPLAGRDYGQTAAYVTEDCLEPISGTAKDPSRSGAINNINSNVDKTKIKNEQTNDGIMDDVTECEFYTIATDNKGGPSDSVAAAGKESDSAKQMHCPTIGLKLASNKNEVKRGSSKSDYITGRKPKLKPKPLPKPNIQTSVASKISFEPAVKPVSETEISTDFDIIT; from the exons ATGGTGATACTTTATGTGTTGGATATTGTTGTACCATTTTTGATGATTGGAGAAGTGTACTCT ACCAATGCCAGCACACCGTTCTGCAAACAATATTCAGATACTCAGCTGAACCAATGCTGCCTCTGCCCGGACAGCAAACCTTGTGAACTCACCTGTCCGGGGGAGTGGAAGTTAATCAGAG GAAATGAAGTCCAATGTGCGAATCAAAATATATACCCCGAATATATTGATTATGAAAATTACGATAACACCACTGATATCGAGTATTGCGTATCGGAGTGTCCCGTCCGCACGTTTTACGAGTATCGGGATTTAAAGTGCCATCCGTGCGACCCTTCCTGCAAGGCGTGTGACGGGCCGAACGCTACTGGATGCACTGCATGTGAGTTTGAAACCGATGATGGCTGCTTGAAAGAATGTCCGCCAGGGTGGGAACCTTTACTCGGACGAAAGGGACCACGGCGAGGGACGGTGTGCAAGATACGAGTTGCCGACGACGACCTGAATCCTCGTACGTTTGTCATTATTGGCGCTGTTGCAGGAGCTTTGATCGGCGTTGGCGTCATCATAGTTGTGTGTTGCGTCTGCTGTAGATGCAGAACAGGCAACTGT GTACAAACAAAGAATAAGAAGGCTAAACCAAATAGAT ATGTCCGAGGAGAAAACGACATTGATATTGCTGGCTTTACGGACGAAAGGCAATCCTTTACAACAGGAAATACTG AGGACGCTAATTATCATCTATACCATGAAATCGAAGACATGACCATAGAGGTCAAATACGACTATGCGTACGCAGAACGTGATGGTGACCGGAAGAAACCCGCtgaatcagaagaacgctacgaACCAATTGAAGGCGATTTCCAAGACGCATCTCAGGACATAAATGTTGATGAAGAAATCTATGAGGAAATGGAAGCGCCTAGAACATGTAAAAGTCCAACACCGCGAGCGGGACAAGAATCTTACTTAACACCCGTTGCTGAAAGTGCCGGGATCAATGAAGGTATTAAAAAACGAGGTGTATCAGCCTCACACGATAGAAGCAAAAGTAATAAAGACATAAAATGTGTTGATGGAAGCACAAATACAACAGCTGGGAACCTGAGTTGTGAACCATTAGCGGGCCGCGATTATGGTCAAACAGCAGCATATGTAACTGAAGATTGTTTGGAACCGATTTCTGGAACAGCCAAAGATCCTTCAAGGAGTGGAGCGATTAATAACATTAATTCAAACGtcgacaaaacaaaaataaaaaatgaacaaacaaatgaTGGTATCATGGATGATGTCACTGAGTGTGAGTTTTATACAATTGCTACAGATAATAAAGGCGGTCCAAGTGATAGTGTAGCAGCAGCGGGTAAAGAATCAGATTCAGCTAAGCAAATGCATTGTCCTACTATTGGTCTTAAACTCGCGTCAAACAAAAATGAGGTGAAACGTGGAAGCTCTAAATCGGACTACATTACCGGTAGAAAACCAAAACTTAAACCAAAGCCTTTGCCGAAACCTAATATACAAACGAGTGTGGCCTCGAAAATAAGCTTTGAACCAGCTGTCAAACCAGTATCTGAAACAGAAATAAGCACTGACTTTGATATTATCACTTAG